A single region of the Streptomyces virginiae genome encodes:
- a CDS encoding GuaB1 family IMP dehydrogenase-related protein yields MRFLNDLKPPYDLTYDDVFMVPSRSAVGSRQGVDLSSPDGTGTTIPLVVANMTAIAGRRMAETVARRGGIVVIPQDIPIEVVTDVISWVKTRHLVLDTPITLAPGQTVADALSLLPKRAHGAGVVLDAEGRPVGVVTEHDLTGVDRFTQLSEVMSKELLLIDADMDPREAFNQLDAGHRKLAPAVDKDGRLVGILTRKGALRATLYTPATDANGKLRIAAAVGINGDFVAKAKQLLDAGVDTLVIDTAHGHQESMINAIKAIRALDPQVPIVAGNIVAAEGVKDLIDAGADIIKVGVGPGAMCTTRMMTGVGRPQFSAVLECAAEAKKYGKHVWADGGVRHPRDVAMALAAGASNVMIGSWFAGTYESPGDLQQSADGRLYKESFGMASARAVQNRTSEESAYDRARKGLFEEGISTSRMFLDPARPGVEDLIDSIIAGVRSSCTYAGAGSLAEFEEKAVVGIQSAAGYAEGKPLHASWS; encoded by the coding sequence GTGCGTTTCCTCAATGACCTGAAGCCGCCGTACGACCTGACGTACGACGATGTGTTCATGGTGCCGAGCCGCTCCGCGGTCGGTTCCCGTCAGGGTGTCGACCTGTCCTCGCCCGACGGCACCGGCACCACCATTCCCCTCGTCGTGGCCAACATGACCGCCATCGCGGGCCGCCGGATGGCCGAGACGGTCGCCCGCCGCGGCGGAATCGTCGTCATCCCGCAGGACATCCCGATCGAGGTCGTCACCGACGTCATCTCCTGGGTGAAGACCCGCCACCTCGTCCTCGACACCCCGATCACGCTGGCGCCCGGCCAGACGGTCGCCGACGCCCTGTCCCTGCTGCCCAAGCGCGCCCACGGCGCCGGTGTCGTCCTCGACGCCGAGGGCCGCCCGGTCGGCGTCGTCACCGAGCACGACCTGACCGGTGTCGACCGCTTCACCCAGCTCTCCGAGGTCATGTCGAAGGAGCTGCTGCTCATCGACGCCGACATGGACCCCCGCGAGGCCTTCAACCAGCTCGACGCCGGCCACCGCAAGCTGGCCCCGGCCGTCGACAAGGACGGCAGGCTCGTCGGCATCCTCACCCGCAAGGGCGCCCTGCGCGCGACGCTCTACACCCCCGCCACCGACGCGAACGGCAAGCTGCGCATCGCGGCCGCCGTCGGCATCAACGGCGACTTCGTGGCCAAGGCCAAGCAGCTGCTCGACGCGGGCGTGGACACGCTCGTCATCGACACGGCCCACGGCCACCAGGAGTCGATGATCAACGCGATCAAGGCCATCCGTGCCCTGGACCCGCAGGTCCCGATCGTGGCCGGCAACATCGTCGCCGCCGAGGGCGTCAAGGACCTCATCGACGCCGGCGCGGACATCATCAAGGTCGGTGTGGGCCCCGGCGCCATGTGCACCACCCGCATGATGACCGGCGTCGGCCGCCCGCAGTTCTCCGCGGTGCTGGAGTGCGCGGCCGAGGCCAAGAAGTACGGCAAGCACGTGTGGGCCGACGGCGGCGTCCGGCACCCGCGCGACGTGGCGATGGCGCTCGCCGCCGGCGCGTCCAACGTGATGATCGGCTCCTGGTTCGCCGGTACGTACGAGTCCCCGGGCGACCTCCAGCAGTCCGCCGACGGGCGCCTCTACAAGGAGTCCTTCGGCATGGCCTCCGCCCGCGCGGTGCAGAACCGCACGAGCGAGGAGTCGGCCTACGACCGCGCCCGCAAGGGCCTGTTCGAGGAGGGCATCTCCACCTCGCGCATGTTCCTCGACCCGGCCCGCCCGGGCGTCGAGGACCTGATCGACTCGATCATCGCGGGCGTCCGCTCCTCGTGCACCTACGCCGGTGCCGGCTCCCTCGCGGAGTTCGAGGAGAAGGCCGTGGTCGGCATCCAGTCCGCCGCCGGCTACGCCGAGGGCAAGCCGCTGCACGCCAGCTGGAGCTAG
- a CDS encoding XdhC family protein, with translation MLDIAEQLRAWCAAQREFALATVVAVSGSAPRGPGASLAVDDKGTALGSISGGCVESAVHELCLDAIASGEGGLHRFGYSDDDAFAVGLTCGGVLDVLVTPVRGLDPVRPVLGSVLDAAAGGTRAALARVVSGPPSQLGRALAVHADGSYEGGLAGGPDLDRAAARQVRALLLAGRTGTAELGTAGGLCGQPLTLLVESAAEPPRLLVYGAIDFAAALARIGAFLGHRVTVCDARPVFATPARFPDADEVIVDWPHRHLAAEWAAGRLDSRTAVCVLTHDAKFDIPLLDLALRLPLGYVGAMGSRRTHAERERRLRAEGVTDAALARLRSPIGLDLGGATPEETALAIAAEFTAVRHGGSVLPLARRRGPVHRRARPAGTKVP, from the coding sequence ATGCTCGACATCGCCGAGCAGCTACGCGCGTGGTGCGCCGCGCAGCGGGAATTCGCGCTGGCCACCGTCGTCGCCGTCAGTGGGAGCGCTCCCCGCGGCCCCGGCGCCTCCCTCGCCGTCGACGACAAGGGCACCGCGCTCGGCTCCATCTCCGGAGGCTGCGTGGAATCCGCCGTGCACGAGCTGTGCCTCGACGCCATCGCCTCCGGCGAAGGCGGCCTGCACCGCTTCGGCTACAGCGACGACGACGCCTTCGCCGTGGGCCTGACCTGCGGCGGAGTCCTCGACGTCCTGGTCACCCCGGTGCGCGGGCTCGACCCGGTCCGACCCGTGCTCGGCTCGGTCCTCGACGCCGCCGCCGGAGGCACCCGGGCCGCGCTCGCCCGGGTCGTCTCCGGACCACCGTCCCAACTGGGTCGGGCGCTCGCCGTCCACGCCGACGGCTCCTACGAGGGCGGGCTCGCCGGCGGCCCCGACCTGGACCGGGCCGCCGCCCGCCAGGTACGGGCGCTGCTGCTGGCCGGACGCACCGGCACCGCCGAGCTCGGCACCGCCGGCGGGCTCTGCGGCCAGCCCCTGACCCTGCTCGTCGAATCGGCCGCCGAACCACCCCGGCTGCTGGTCTACGGGGCCATCGACTTCGCCGCGGCCCTCGCCCGGATCGGCGCCTTCCTCGGCCACCGGGTCACCGTGTGCGACGCCCGGCCCGTCTTCGCGACCCCGGCCCGCTTCCCCGACGCCGACGAGGTGATCGTCGACTGGCCGCACCGGCACCTGGCCGCCGAGTGGGCCGCGGGCCGCCTGGACTCCCGTACCGCGGTCTGCGTCCTCACCCACGACGCCAAATTCGACATACCGCTGCTCGACCTGGCCCTGCGACTGCCCCTGGGGTACGTGGGCGCCATGGGATCGCGGCGCACCCACGCCGAACGCGAGAGACGGTTGCGGGCCGAGGGCGTCACGGACGCCGCCCTGGCCCGCTTGCGCTCACCCATCGGACTCGACCTCGGCGGCGCCACCCCGGAGGAGACCGCGCTGGCCATAGCCGCCGAGTTCACGGCCGTCCGACACGGCGGATCGGTACTCCCGCTGGCCCGCCGCCGCGGCCCCGTCCACCGCCGGGCACGGCCCGCCGGGACCAAGGTCCCGTAG
- a CDS encoding IS701 family transposase — MARVVLPEDSTTEISELIDVLISLLFESLPRRDQRNWARVYLNGLVRTTGKKTIRNIAGTGASSVEQSLQQFISKSPWDWTPVRRSLAQHLERTAQRPLAWVLQPMVIEKAGDRSVGVGRQFVPQLGRTANCQQASGIWLASSEASFPVEWTLTLPGPWTNELLRRRRAGIPDTARSLTPAQDAVHAVQRMAAGWQLQRRPVVMEVANGDLPQSIESFTLQDIPFVFKVDGSLPVSFGGAGRHKPGPHTAPARELIDSLRSQRRVVEWTRHGRAEGAVTLLTSASIFATPCEDRPVPAPPTPLLLVGAWTEAALLPSEFWITNIGDRPLAQLFLLAKLTDRVSLDFAETCEPVGIRDFEGRSFRGWHHHATLASVAHAAKLLGARPRLPDGYPGPTRSAAATVGPPRQATARPATPAVLPPRPHLPGQTPRREYIR, encoded by the coding sequence ATGGCTCGCGTAGTCCTGCCGGAGGATTCCACGACGGAAATCTCCGAATTGATCGACGTCCTGATCTCTCTTCTCTTCGAATCATTACCCCGGCGGGACCAGCGAAACTGGGCCCGCGTTTATCTGAACGGCCTGGTGCGGACCACCGGGAAGAAAACAATTCGTAACATCGCCGGAACAGGGGCCAGTTCCGTCGAGCAGAGCCTCCAGCAGTTCATCAGCAAGTCCCCCTGGGACTGGACCCCGGTCCGCCGCTCCCTCGCCCAGCACCTCGAACGCACCGCACAGCGCCCCCTGGCCTGGGTGCTCCAGCCCATGGTCATAGAGAAGGCGGGGGACCGCTCCGTCGGCGTCGGCCGGCAGTTCGTCCCCCAGCTCGGCCGCACCGCCAACTGTCAACAGGCGAGCGGGATCTGGCTCGCCTCCAGCGAGGCGAGCTTCCCGGTCGAGTGGACCCTCACCCTCCCCGGGCCCTGGACCAACGAACTCCTGCGCCGCCGCCGCGCCGGCATCCCCGACACGGCACGCTCCCTCACCCCCGCCCAGGACGCCGTACACGCCGTCCAGCGGATGGCCGCCGGCTGGCAACTCCAGCGCCGGCCCGTGGTGATGGAGGTCGCCAACGGCGATCTCCCACAGAGCATCGAGTCCTTCACGCTCCAGGACATCCCCTTCGTCTTCAAGGTCGACGGCTCACTGCCCGTCTCCTTCGGCGGCGCCGGCCGCCACAAACCCGGGCCGCACACCGCCCCCGCCCGCGAACTCATCGACTCCCTGCGCTCCCAACGCCGCGTCGTCGAATGGACCCGCCACGGCCGCGCCGAGGGCGCCGTGACCCTGCTGACCTCGGCCTCGATCTTCGCCACCCCCTGCGAGGACCGCCCCGTACCCGCGCCGCCCACCCCGCTGCTGCTGGTCGGAGCCTGGACCGAAGCCGCCCTGCTGCCCTCCGAGTTCTGGATCACCAACATCGGAGACCGGCCGCTCGCCCAGCTGTTCCTGCTCGCCAAGCTCACCGACCGCGTCTCCCTCGACTTCGCCGAGACCTGCGAACCCGTGGGCATCCGGGACTTCGAGGGCCGCTCCTTCCGCGGCTGGCACCACCACGCCACCCTCGCCAGCGTCGCCCACGCCGCGAAACTGCTCGGCGCGCGCCCGCGGCTCCCCGACGGCTACCCCGGCCCCACCCGGTCGGCCGCCGCCACCGTCGGACCGCCCCGACAGGCCACGGCCCGGCCGGCGACCCCGGCCGTCCTGCCGCCGCGCCCGCACCTGCCCGGACAGACCCCACGCCGCGAATACATCCGCTGA
- a CDS encoding TMEM175 family protein — protein MENETGRVEAFSDGVFAIIITILVLELKVPEETGSDFWHGVREQWPHYAAYVVSFLIIGVMWVNHHTIFSHLKRVDRPLLFLNLMVLMVVSVIPYTTNVLAEHLTEDGGSASPAAVLYSGVTVAYALAFLAFWWYVTRVGHLFHEQVDKEGARATRVRFGLGAIAYPLTVLLAFYSAPLTLVAHFLIAIYYAANQIPIPLVVEEERLETASDLRK, from the coding sequence ATGGAAAACGAAACCGGGCGGGTCGAGGCATTCAGTGACGGCGTATTCGCCATCATCATCACGATCCTCGTTCTGGAATTAAAGGTTCCGGAAGAAACCGGGTCGGACTTCTGGCACGGAGTCCGGGAGCAGTGGCCGCATTACGCCGCCTATGTGGTGAGTTTCCTCATCATCGGCGTCATGTGGGTGAATCACCACACCATCTTCAGCCACCTCAAGCGGGTCGACCGTCCGCTGTTGTTCCTGAATCTGATGGTGCTCATGGTGGTGTCGGTGATTCCGTACACCACCAACGTCCTGGCCGAGCACCTCACCGAGGACGGCGGCTCCGCCAGTCCGGCCGCGGTCCTCTACAGCGGCGTCACCGTGGCCTACGCCCTGGCGTTCCTGGCCTTCTGGTGGTACGTCACCCGGGTCGGCCACCTCTTCCACGAGCAGGTCGACAAGGAGGGCGCACGCGCCACACGGGTGCGCTTCGGCCTCGGTGCCATCGCCTACCCCCTCACCGTCCTGCTGGCCTTCTACTCCGCACCACTCACACTTGTCGCCCACTTTCTGATCGCGATCTACTATGCGGCGAACCAGATCCCCATCCCTCTCGTGGTAGAGGAAGAGCGGCTCGAAACTGCCAGCGACCTCAGGAAGTAG
- a CDS encoding nuclear transport factor 2 family protein, whose protein sequence is MANYDISKLHPVFVRQMEALAALDIEAVMKNYTDDAVLLRFEGVSVGIEAVRETFTGYLTVKPTLVELQEYIETEDTIFYRAIMSLNGEPEHAFGTLVVRDGRIWRQTAGFGS, encoded by the coding sequence ATGGCCAACTACGACATCTCCAAACTGCACCCGGTGTTCGTCCGCCAGATGGAGGCGCTGGCCGCCCTGGACATCGAGGCGGTGATGAAGAACTACACCGACGACGCCGTGCTCCTGCGCTTCGAGGGGGTCTCGGTCGGCATCGAAGCGGTTCGCGAGACGTTCACCGGCTATCTCACGGTGAAGCCCACGCTCGTCGAACTCCAGGAGTACATCGAGACCGAGGACACCATCTTCTATCGGGCGATCATGAGCCTGAACGGTGAACCGGAGCACGCGTTCGGGACACTTGTCGTCCGCGATGGCCGAATCTGGCGCCAGACCGCCGGATTCGGCAGCTGA
- a CDS encoding ATP-binding protein produces the protein MNAADMKDPELRAALRELEIFTGITDEQLDWLVSVSEPRILADGDILFRDGEEATGFHVLLSGGLVVTKVVDGREEVLTRHSTEEESAAAEEHDGKPSAAHRFTGELPLLTDGSYVATAAASGPSTTVVAYPKPVFFEMLTRCHGVAAVLIPVLAWRIKSSEVQARKRATVEALGTLAAGLAHELNNPAAAVARAAQELAPALDRLTRTAQAWGAAATGAERSLLDRVADELDELPPPATTDPFAQADAEEEIADWAEEAGTERPGLLGSGVADLGLELGWLRERLAGVGESALAPALDHLAALLEIRSLAAELRAAGPRISQLVSATRDYANLDRAPEQRFPVTDGLENTLVVLRAKLAGISIVREYESDLPELTGYPSELNQVWTNLVDNAAEAMEGSGVLTLRARAEGVCMVVEIADTGRGIPAESLPRIFEPFYTTKDVGKGTGLGLHLSYRIVTQRHHGSIAARSRPGETRMVVRLPFAGSAQSCASPATTPETAPIVGTSPS, from the coding sequence GTGAACGCGGCGGACATGAAGGACCCGGAGCTACGGGCGGCCCTGCGCGAGTTGGAGATCTTCACCGGGATCACCGACGAGCAGCTGGACTGGCTGGTCTCGGTGTCCGAGCCCCGGATCCTGGCCGACGGCGACATCCTCTTCCGGGACGGCGAGGAGGCCACCGGCTTCCACGTCCTGCTCTCCGGCGGGCTGGTCGTCACCAAGGTCGTCGACGGCCGGGAGGAGGTGCTCACCCGGCACTCCACCGAGGAGGAGAGCGCCGCCGCCGAGGAGCACGACGGCAAACCCTCCGCCGCCCACCGGTTCACCGGCGAACTGCCCCTGCTGACCGACGGCTCCTACGTGGCCACCGCGGCCGCCAGCGGCCCGTCGACCACGGTGGTGGCCTACCCGAAGCCGGTCTTCTTCGAGATGCTGACCCGCTGCCACGGGGTGGCCGCCGTACTGATCCCCGTACTGGCCTGGCGCATCAAGTCCTCCGAGGTCCAGGCCCGCAAGCGGGCCACCGTGGAGGCGCTCGGCACCCTGGCCGCAGGTCTCGCCCACGAGCTGAACAACCCGGCCGCCGCGGTGGCCCGCGCCGCTCAGGAACTGGCCCCCGCCCTGGACCGGCTCACCCGTACCGCCCAGGCCTGGGGCGCGGCCGCCACGGGCGCGGAGCGCTCGCTCCTCGACCGGGTCGCCGACGAACTGGACGAGCTGCCGCCGCCGGCGACCACCGACCCGTTCGCCCAGGCCGACGCCGAGGAGGAGATCGCCGACTGGGCCGAGGAGGCGGGCACCGAACGTCCCGGCCTGCTCGGATCCGGGGTCGCGGACCTGGGACTGGAGCTGGGCTGGCTGCGGGAGCGCCTGGCGGGGGTGGGGGAGTCGGCCCTCGCCCCGGCCCTGGACCACCTTGCGGCGCTGCTGGAGATCCGCTCGCTCGCGGCGGAGCTGCGGGCGGCGGGGCCCCGGATCTCCCAGCTCGTCTCCGCCACCCGGGATTACGCCAACCTCGACCGGGCGCCCGAACAGCGCTTCCCGGTGACCGACGGACTGGAGAACACGCTGGTCGTCCTGCGTGCCAAGCTCGCCGGCATCAGCATCGTGCGTGAGTACGAGTCCGACCTGCCCGAACTGACGGGCTATCCCAGCGAGTTGAATCAGGTGTGGACCAACCTGGTCGACAACGCGGCGGAGGCCATGGAAGGCTCCGGCGTCCTGACCCTGCGGGCCCGCGCCGAGGGCGTCTGCATGGTCGTGGAGATCGCCGACACCGGCCGCGGCATCCCGGCGGAATCCCTGCCGCGGATCTTCGAACCCTTCTACACCACCAAGGACGTGGGCAAGGGCACGGGCCTGGGGCTGCACCTCAGCTACCGCATCGTGACCCAGCGCCACCACGGGTCGATCGCCGCCCGCTCGCGTCCCGGTGAGACCCGGATGGTCGTCCGGCTGCCCTTCGCCGGTAGCGCCCAATCCTGTGCCTCACCTGCGACAACACCCGAAACGGCACCCATCGTGGGCACCTCTCCCAGTTGA
- a CDS encoding MFS transporter yields MADTSETTTGVTVQQATHAAGAPRGSGFWVVGAVLVLLMLSSSVPSALYVLYQQEWGLSSGTITVVFALYAVTVLAGLLLFGSLSDTLGRRPVLGGALILAMVSMLLFAGAQGLGLLLAARAVQGLAVGLATGAMGAALLELSPATRPALGAQVNSAGPTVGIGLGGIGAGLLVQFAPAPTVLSYLLLVGAFAVTLVGVARMRESAPGAGGRFRVVPHRIRVPADARGRFAVLVLTIVAVWSVGGFYLSLGPHLALSLLRSTNYLVGGATVALLAGAATAAQLMLGRTEALRTAVLGLLGLLAGLGLVLLSLGIRSAVVFLVATAVLGSGWGAAFLGSFRALSALAQPAHRGELTAAVYVFAYLAMSVPAVLAGMLTNIHGLHRTSVGFMAAVAGVCALALLATLRLAARTRAEGSTA; encoded by the coding sequence GTGGCCGACACGTCCGAGACGACCACAGGGGTAACGGTGCAGCAGGCCACGCACGCGGCCGGCGCGCCCAGAGGCTCCGGCTTCTGGGTGGTGGGAGCGGTCCTCGTCCTGCTGATGCTCTCCTCCTCCGTGCCCTCCGCCCTCTACGTGCTCTACCAGCAGGAGTGGGGGCTGTCCTCCGGCACCATCACGGTGGTCTTCGCCCTGTACGCGGTCACCGTGCTGGCCGGGCTCCTGCTGTTCGGCTCCCTCTCCGACACCCTTGGCCGCCGCCCGGTCCTGGGCGGCGCCCTGATCCTGGCCATGGTCTCCATGCTCCTGTTCGCCGGGGCCCAGGGCCTGGGACTGCTGCTCGCCGCCCGCGCCGTCCAAGGGCTCGCCGTGGGCCTGGCCACCGGGGCGATGGGGGCCGCCCTGTTGGAACTCAGCCCCGCGACCAGGCCCGCGCTCGGCGCCCAGGTCAACAGCGCCGGCCCCACCGTGGGCATCGGGCTCGGCGGGATCGGGGCCGGACTCCTCGTCCAGTTCGCGCCCGCCCCGACGGTGCTGAGCTACCTGCTGCTGGTCGGCGCCTTCGCCGTGACCCTGGTGGGGGTGGCCCGGATGCGGGAGAGCGCCCCGGGCGCCGGCGGCCGCTTCCGGGTGGTCCCGCACCGGATCCGGGTACCGGCGGACGCCCGGGGCCGCTTCGCCGTCCTCGTCCTGACCATCGTCGCCGTCTGGTCGGTGGGCGGCTTCTACCTCTCGCTCGGCCCGCACCTGGCGCTGTCCCTGCTGCGGTCCACCAACTACCTGGTCGGCGGGGCCACGGTCGCCCTGCTCGCGGGCGCCGCCACCGCCGCCCAGCTGATGCTCGGCCGCACCGAGGCGCTGCGCACCGCCGTGCTCGGCCTGCTCGGCCTCCTCGCCGGACTCGGCCTGGTGCTGCTCTCGCTGGGGATCCGCTCGGCCGTCGTGTTCCTCGTGGCCACGGCGGTCCTCGGCAGCGGGTGGGGCGCGGCCTTCCTCGGTTCCTTCCGCGCGCTGAGCGCTCTCGCACAGCCGGCGCACCGCGGTGAACTGACCGCCGCCGTATATGTCTTCGCGTACCTCGCGATGAGCGTGCCGGCGGTCCTCGCCGGGATGCTGACCAACATCCACGGGCTGCACCGCACCTCGGTCGGCTTCATGGCCGCCGTGGCCGGCGTGTGCGCGCTGGCCCTGCTGGCCACCCTGCGACTGGCCGCCCGTACCCGGGCCGAGGGGAGTACGGCGTGA
- a CDS encoding FAD binding domain-containing protein, with amino-acid sequence MILTEFDYVRPADLDEALALLAGTRGARILAGGQSLLPDLRSGADRAALLVDIRRLAELRAVARTPDGARLRIGALTTLAELATDPLVLAEAPELAAAARANGDPQVRNLGTVGGNLVAAGRATDLPVAAMAADAVVELAGPGGRTTLAAEELAAGPAPADAVLTALLVPAAGPAAAFEKTADRATRYPVCATAVRITPGGPRIAVTGATSRPLRLRGVEDRLRGGPYRTEAVLAAFRAEPRELFVPGRGTSAEYLGHLVGVLTARALQRAEQALAR; translated from the coding sequence GTGATCCTCACCGAGTTCGACTACGTCCGGCCCGCCGACCTCGACGAGGCGCTGGCCCTGCTGGCCGGCACGCGCGGCGCCCGGATCCTGGCCGGCGGCCAGAGCCTGCTGCCCGACCTGCGCTCCGGAGCCGACCGGGCCGCGCTCCTGGTCGACATCCGGCGGCTGGCGGAGCTGCGCGCGGTCGCGCGCACCCCTGACGGCGCCCGGCTGCGGATCGGGGCCCTCACCACGCTCGCCGAGCTCGCCACCGACCCGCTGGTGCTCGCCGAGGCCCCGGAACTGGCCGCCGCGGCCCGCGCCAACGGCGACCCCCAGGTCCGCAACCTCGGCACCGTCGGCGGCAACCTCGTCGCCGCCGGACGGGCCACCGACCTGCCGGTCGCCGCCATGGCCGCCGACGCCGTGGTCGAACTGGCCGGCCCCGGCGGGCGGACCACCCTCGCGGCGGAGGAGCTCGCGGCCGGTCCCGCGCCCGCCGACGCGGTCCTCACCGCCCTGCTGGTGCCGGCCGCCGGCCCGGCCGCCGCGTTCGAGAAGACCGCCGACCGCGCCACCCGCTACCCGGTGTGCGCCACCGCCGTACGGATCACCCCCGGCGGGCCGCGCATCGCCGTCACCGGGGCCACCTCCCGGCCCTTGCGGCTGCGCGGGGTCGAGGACCGCCTGCGCGGGGGCCCGTACCGCACGGAGGCCGTGCTCGCGGCCTTCCGCGCCGAACCCAGGGAGCTGTTCGTCCCCGGGCGCGGCACCTCGGCCGAGTACCTCGGCCATCTCGTGGGGGTCCTCACGGCCCGAGCGTTGCAGAGGGCCGAGCAGGCTCTCGCCCGATAG